The following are encoded in a window of Rhizobium bangladeshense genomic DNA:
- a CDS encoding acetyl-CoA C-acyltransferase, which translates to MALQDPIVIVGAARTPIGSFQGELKEATAPELGATAIRAALERSRVAAEAIEEVVFGCVLPAGLGQAPARQAAIGAGLPFATGASTVNKMCGSGMKAVMIAHDLIAAGSASIAVAGGMESMTNAPYLLDKARGGYRLGHGRVVDHMFLDGLEDAYDKGRLMGSFAEDCAEAYQFTREAQDSYAIASLTRAQKAIAQGSFESEIVPVTVRSGKAVQVASRDEQPGRAKLDKIPTLKPAFRDDGTVTAANSSSISDGAAALVLMRRSEAEHRGLEPVATILGHATHSQAPNLFATAPIGALQKLSDRTGLALPDVDLFEINEAFAVVAMAAMRDLDLPHEKVNVHGGACALGHPIGASGARILVTLLAAMERYDLKRGMAALCIGGGEATAVAIERH; encoded by the coding sequence ATGGCATTGCAGGACCCTATCGTCATCGTCGGTGCGGCGCGCACGCCGATCGGCAGCTTCCAGGGAGAGCTGAAGGAGGCGACAGCGCCGGAGCTTGGAGCAACGGCGATCCGCGCCGCACTTGAGCGCAGCCGCGTTGCGGCCGAGGCGATCGAGGAGGTCGTCTTCGGCTGCGTCCTGCCGGCAGGCCTTGGCCAGGCGCCGGCGCGCCAGGCGGCGATCGGCGCCGGCCTGCCCTTCGCGACAGGGGCGAGCACCGTCAACAAGATGTGCGGTTCGGGCATGAAGGCGGTCATGATTGCACACGACCTGATCGCCGCCGGCAGCGCTTCGATCGCGGTCGCAGGCGGCATGGAAAGCATGACAAACGCGCCCTATCTCCTTGACAAGGCCCGTGGTGGCTACAGGCTCGGCCATGGGCGTGTCGTGGATCACATGTTCCTCGACGGGCTGGAGGATGCTTATGACAAGGGGCGCTTGATGGGCAGCTTCGCGGAGGATTGCGCCGAGGCCTATCAGTTCACGCGCGAGGCGCAGGATAGTTACGCTATCGCTTCTTTGACGCGGGCGCAGAAGGCGATCGCGCAGGGCAGTTTTGAAAGCGAGATCGTGCCGGTCACGGTCAGGTCGGGGAAAGCCGTGCAGGTGGCGAGCCGCGACGAACAGCCGGGCAGGGCGAAGCTCGACAAGATCCCGACCCTGAAGCCCGCCTTCCGAGACGACGGCACGGTGACCGCGGCAAATTCCAGCTCGATCTCCGACGGCGCGGCAGCGCTCGTGCTGATGCGCCGCTCCGAGGCGGAGCATCGCGGACTCGAACCCGTTGCTACGATCCTCGGCCATGCCACACATTCACAGGCGCCTAATCTTTTCGCTACCGCGCCGATCGGCGCGTTGCAGAAGCTCTCGGATCGGACCGGCCTGGCGCTTCCGGACGTCGACCTCTTCGAAATCAACGAGGCTTTCGCCGTCGTCGCCATGGCGGCGATGCGCGACCTCGACCTGCCGCATGAAAAGGTCAATGTGCATGGCGGCGCCTGCGCGCTCGGCCATCCGATCGGCGCATCGGGAGCCCGGATTCTGGTGACGCTGCTTGCAGCAATGGAGCGCTACGACCTGAAGCGTGGCATGGCGGCACTTTGCATCGGCGGCGGCGAGGCGACGGCCGTCGCCATCGAACGGCATTAG
- a CDS encoding carboxyl transferase domain-containing protein: MTVISTAIDRDSESFKANTAKNKALIDELYARSAKAREGGSQTARERHTGKGKLLPRDRIQLLLDVGSPFLEIGTLAANGMYGDEAPGAGIISGVGRVSGREVMIVANDATVKGGAYFPMTVKKHLRAQEIALQNRLPCLYLVDSGGANLPHQAEVFPDRDHFGAIFYNQAQMSAEGIPQIACVMGSCTAGGAYVPAMSDETVIVRNQGTIFLAGPPLVKAATGEIISAEELGGAETHGRRSGVVDHVAENDEHALLLVRDIVASLNSVKSVDIDIQPPRPPKLDADDLLGLIPDDVRSPYDVREVIGRIIDGSELHEFKPLYGTTLICGFARIWGMPVAVIANNGVLFSESALKGAHFIELACQRRVPLLFLQNISGFMVGGRYEAGGIAKDGAKLVTAVATATVPKVTVIIGGSFGAGNYGMCGRAYRPRFLFTWPNSRISVMGGEQAASVLATIRRDALEARGENWSVEEEEAFKAPIRAGYEAEGNPYYATARLWDDGIIDPKQTREVLGLAFSACLNAPIPKGPRFGLFRM, translated from the coding sequence ATGACGGTGATTTCGACTGCGATCGATCGCGACAGCGAAAGCTTCAAAGCCAATACCGCCAAGAACAAAGCCCTCATCGACGAACTCTACGCGCGTTCGGCGAAAGCGCGCGAGGGCGGATCGCAGACGGCGCGCGAGCGCCATACCGGCAAGGGCAAGCTCCTGCCGCGCGACCGCATTCAGCTCCTGCTCGATGTCGGCAGCCCTTTCCTGGAGATCGGCACGCTGGCGGCCAACGGCATGTATGGCGACGAGGCGCCTGGCGCCGGCATCATATCAGGCGTCGGCCGCGTTTCCGGCCGTGAGGTGATGATCGTCGCCAATGACGCGACGGTGAAGGGCGGGGCCTATTTCCCGATGACGGTGAAGAAACATCTCAGGGCGCAGGAGATCGCCCTGCAGAACCGGCTGCCCTGCCTCTATCTGGTCGATAGCGGCGGCGCCAATCTTCCGCATCAGGCCGAGGTCTTCCCCGACCGCGACCATTTCGGCGCGATCTTCTACAATCAGGCGCAGATGTCGGCCGAAGGCATTCCGCAGATCGCCTGCGTGATGGGAAGCTGCACGGCCGGCGGCGCCTATGTGCCGGCCATGTCTGATGAAACCGTCATCGTGCGCAATCAGGGCACGATCTTCCTCGCAGGGCCCCCTCTGGTCAAAGCCGCAACCGGCGAGATCATCTCGGCCGAAGAGCTCGGCGGCGCCGAGACCCATGGCCGCCGCTCCGGCGTTGTCGATCATGTCGCCGAAAATGATGAGCACGCGCTGCTTCTCGTGCGCGATATCGTCGCCAGCCTCAACAGCGTCAAATCGGTCGATATCGACATCCAGCCTCCGCGGCCGCCGAAGCTCGATGCCGACGATCTCCTCGGCCTCATTCCCGATGACGTGCGTTCGCCCTATGACGTGCGCGAGGTGATCGGCCGGATCATCGACGGCTCGGAACTGCACGAGTTCAAACCACTCTACGGCACGACGCTCATCTGCGGCTTCGCCCGCATCTGGGGCATGCCGGTCGCCGTCATCGCCAATAACGGCGTGCTCTTTTCCGAAAGCGCGCTGAAGGGCGCGCATTTCATCGAGCTCGCCTGCCAGCGCCGGGTGCCGCTGCTGTTCCTGCAGAATATTTCCGGTTTCATGGTCGGCGGCCGCTATGAGGCCGGCGGCATCGCCAAGGACGGGGCAAAGCTGGTGACGGCGGTTGCGACAGCGACCGTGCCGAAGGTCACCGTCATCATCGGCGGCAGTTTCGGCGCGGGCAATTACGGCATGTGCGGCCGCGCCTATCGCCCGCGTTTCCTCTTCACCTGGCCGAACAGCCGCATCAGCGTCATGGGCGGTGAACAGGCCGCCTCCGTGCTCGCCACCATCCGCCGCGACGCGCTGGAGGCGCGCGGAGAGAATTGGTCTGTCGAAGAAGAGGAGGCTTTCAAGGCGCCGATCCGCGCCGGCTACGAGGCCGAGGGCAATCCCTATTATGCCACGGCCCGCCTCTGGGACGACGGCATCATCGATCCCAAACAGACGCGCGAAGTACTCGGCCTTGCATTTTCCGCCTGCCTGAATGCGCCGATCCCAAAAGGGCCGCGCTTTGGGCTGTTTCGGATGTGA
- a CDS encoding HpcH/HpaI aldolase/citrate lyase family protein: MRLRSLLFVPGDRPERFEKALTSGADAVILDWEDSVTPANKPRAREAVHEFVLRHAGETHLLIRINPLTSPEFEGDLVALSGLDPFAIMLPKAEGAGSVRKLAALLTPALPILPIATETPSAIFEIGSYREVSARLCGLTWGAEDLPAAIGASTARRTDGRYTPPYELARSLTLFAAHAAAVPAIETIYPDFRDLNGLRAYLGRARRDGFSGMMAIHPSQVEGINHAFTPDVSEVAWAEKVAAAFADKPDAGVIQLDGRMLDLPHLKLALRILESARR, encoded by the coding sequence ATGAGGCTGCGCTCGCTGCTCTTCGTGCCCGGCGACCGGCCGGAGCGTTTCGAAAAAGCGCTCACCTCGGGCGCCGATGCCGTCATCCTCGACTGGGAAGATTCGGTCACGCCGGCAAACAAGCCGCGAGCCCGCGAGGCCGTGCACGAATTCGTCCTGCGCCATGCCGGCGAAACACATCTGCTGATCCGCATCAATCCCCTGACTTCGCCCGAATTCGAAGGCGATCTTGTCGCGCTTAGCGGCCTTGATCCTTTCGCGATCATGTTGCCGAAGGCCGAGGGGGCCGGGTCCGTGCGCAAACTCGCAGCCTTGCTGACACCGGCTCTTCCCATTTTGCCGATCGCGACGGAAACGCCGTCGGCAATCTTCGAGATCGGCAGCTACCGGGAGGTCTCGGCGCGCCTTTGCGGCCTGACCTGGGGCGCCGAGGATCTGCCGGCCGCGATCGGAGCTTCGACCGCGCGACGGACAGACGGCCGTTATACGCCACCTTACGAGCTTGCCCGCTCGCTCACGTTATTTGCAGCCCATGCAGCTGCCGTTCCCGCAATCGAAACCATCTATCCCGATTTCCGCGATCTCAACGGTCTCAGAGCCTATCTCGGCCGCGCCCGGCGCGACGGCTTCTCCGGTATGATGGCCATTCATCCGAGCCAGGTGGAAGGGATCAATCACGCCTTCACACCTGACGTCTCCGAGGTCGCCTGGGCCGAGAAAGTCGCCGCCGCCTTTGCTGACAAGCCCGACGCCGGCGTCATCCAGCTTGACGGGCGTATGCTTGACTTGCCGCACCTCAAGCTTGCGCTGCGCATTCTGGAAAGCGCCCGACGATAG
- a CDS encoding AraC family transcriptional regulator has product MAEIERRMIAPGFVEEALDSLRRLGKPTAPILARVGLPAVVDQPVSAETYGGLWLTIAAELDDEFFGMGGRPMRSGSFTLLCHCVLHAPTLGHALRRALRFLDVVLDDPRGRLVIREGLAEVELRDTGSPRSAFAYRTYWIILHGITCWLVGRRIPIRLVDFRCAEPKQGADYRLFFGAPVRFSQPISRLGFDSAMLDLPISRSEQALKQFLRGAPANILVRYRYDAGVAAAVRRRLGQATPVMWRSFAELAADMRTRPSTLRHRLHDEGQSYAAIKDDIRRDLAVELLLNTSKTIGEIAVQLGYSEPSAFFRAFRKWMGKSPEAFRREEAENST; this is encoded by the coding sequence ATGGCCGAGATCGAGCGACGCATGATCGCACCGGGCTTCGTCGAGGAGGCGCTCGACAGCCTGCGGAGGCTCGGCAAGCCGACGGCGCCAATCCTTGCGCGGGTCGGCCTGCCGGCGGTCGTCGATCAGCCGGTGTCTGCCGAGACCTATGGCGGGCTCTGGCTGACGATCGCCGCCGAGCTCGACGACGAATTCTTCGGCATGGGCGGCCGACCGATGCGCAGCGGTAGCTTCACGCTGCTCTGCCACTGCGTGCTGCACGCGCCGACGCTGGGCCATGCACTACGCCGGGCGCTGCGCTTTCTCGATGTCGTGCTCGACGATCCCAGAGGGAGGCTCGTCATCCGCGAGGGCCTGGCGGAGGTCGAGCTCAGGGACACCGGCAGCCCGCGCTCGGCCTTCGCTTACCGCACCTACTGGATCATCCTCCACGGCATCACCTGCTGGCTGGTCGGCCGCCGTATCCCGATCCGGCTCGTCGATTTCCGCTGCGCCGAGCCGAAGCAAGGCGCTGACTACCGGCTTTTCTTCGGCGCACCGGTGCGCTTCTCGCAACCGATCAGCCGGCTCGGTTTCGACAGCGCCATGCTTGACCTGCCGATCTCACGCAGCGAACAGGCGCTAAAGCAGTTCCTGCGTGGCGCGCCCGCGAATATTCTGGTTCGATACCGCTACGATGCCGGCGTCGCCGCCGCCGTCCGCCGGCGCTTAGGCCAGGCGACGCCAGTCATGTGGCGCAGCTTCGCCGAACTCGCCGCCGATATGCGCACGCGGCCTTCGACGTTGCGCCACCGCCTGCACGACGAGGGACAAAGCTATGCCGCGATCAAGGACGACATCCGCCGGGACCTCGCTGTCGAGCTACTGCTGAATACCTCGAAAACGATCGGCGAGATCGCCGTGCAGCTCGGCTATTCCGAACCCAGCGCCTTCTTTCGGGCCTTCCGGAAATGGATGGGCAAAAGCCCCGAGGCTTTCCGACGAGAGGAAGCGGAGAATTCAACCTAG
- a CDS encoding MaoC family dehydratase, with protein sequence MAGRYFDEWAVGDRIAHAIRRTVTETDNLLFTTLSHNPQPLHLDADYAAGTEFGRIVVNGTFTFALTIGLSVGDTTLGTLVANLGYDKVTMPKPVFIGDTLRVETEVTELRRSNSRPDAGIVTFRHVTLNQRDEIVCQCLRTAMLKGKPS encoded by the coding sequence ATGGCCGGCCGCTATTTCGACGAATGGGCGGTCGGCGATCGCATCGCCCACGCGATCCGTCGCACGGTCACCGAGACCGACAACCTGCTGTTCACCACGCTTTCCCACAATCCGCAGCCGCTGCATCTCGATGCCGATTATGCCGCCGGCACCGAGTTCGGCCGGATCGTCGTCAACGGCACTTTCACCTTTGCGCTCACCATCGGCCTTTCGGTCGGCGACACTACGCTCGGCACGCTCGTCGCCAATCTCGGCTATGACAAGGTGACGATGCCGAAGCCGGTCTTCATCGGCGATACGCTGCGGGTGGAAACCGAGGTGACGGAGCTGCGGCGCTCGAACTCCCGCCCCGATGCCGGCATCGTCACTTTCCGGCATGTCACGTTGAACCAGCGTGACGAGATCGTTTGCCAGTGCCTGCGCACGGCGATGCTGAAGGGTAAACCGTCATGA
- a CDS encoding SDR family NAD(P)-dependent oxidoreductase — MLIRGASFIVTGGGSGLGAATARMLVEAGGRVTIADLNIEAGEGIARQFGSDARFVKADVSDGEAGAAVVAGAVEAFGSLRGLINCAGVAPAEKVIGRDGPHRVESFARTVGINLIGTFNMIRLAAAAIQTAEPDGEGERGVIVNTASVAAFDGQIGQAAYAASKGGVAAMTLPIARELARHGIRVVSIAPGIFETPMMAGMPAEVQAALSQSVPFPPRLGRPAEFAALVRHIFENNMLNGEVIRLDGALRMGAR; from the coding sequence ATGCTGATCCGCGGCGCAAGTTTCATCGTGACGGGAGGCGGCTCCGGCTTGGGTGCGGCGACGGCACGCATGCTCGTCGAGGCCGGCGGGCGCGTGACGATCGCCGATCTCAATATTGAGGCGGGCGAGGGTATCGCTCGGCAGTTCGGCAGCGATGCCCGCTTCGTCAAGGCCGATGTGAGCGATGGCGAGGCGGGAGCAGCCGTGGTCGCGGGGGCTGTCGAAGCTTTCGGCAGCCTGCGCGGTCTGATCAATTGCGCCGGGGTGGCGCCGGCCGAAAAGGTGATCGGCCGTGATGGGCCACACCGCGTGGAGAGTTTCGCGCGCACCGTCGGCATCAATCTTATCGGCACCTTCAACATGATCCGGCTTGCCGCCGCCGCGATCCAAACTGCGGAGCCGGATGGCGAAGGCGAACGCGGCGTGATCGTCAATACGGCCTCGGTTGCCGCCTTCGACGGCCAGATCGGCCAGGCGGCCTATGCCGCCTCCAAGGGTGGGGTGGCGGCGATGACCTTGCCGATTGCCCGCGAGCTCGCCCGTCACGGCATCCGCGTCGTGTCGATTGCGCCCGGCATCTTCGAGACGCCGATGATGGCGGGCATGCCGGCGGAGGTTCAGGCAGCACTCAGCCAGAGCGTGCCCTTTCCGCCGCGGCTCGGCCGGCCGGCGGAATTTGCTGCGCTGGTGCGCCATATCTTTGAAAACAACATGCTGAACGGCGAGGTCATCCGCCTCGACGGCGCATTGCGGATGGGCGCGCGTTGA
- a CDS encoding acyl-CoA dehydrogenase family protein — protein MILSELQQQISDLARDFARDRLAPGAAKRDREHLFPREELREMGELGLLGMLVPEAYGGSDTGVLAYAAALEEIAAGDGPCSTIMSVHSSVGCVPILKFGTEEQRQRFLPKLATGEWIGGFALTEPQAGSDASNLKTRARRDGNDYVLDGAKQFITSGKNGDVIIVFAVTDPDAGKKGITAFIVPTETPGYEVIRVEEKLGLHSTDTCQIAFNAMRISEDLRLGAEGEGYRIALANLEGGRIGIAAQAVGMARAAFEAARDYAKERTTFGRPIFEHQAVAFRLADMAVQIEAARQLVFHAASLRETGLPCLSEASMAKLFASEMAERVCSHAIQIHGGYGYMADYPVERIYRDVRICQIYEGTSDVQRMVIARNL, from the coding sequence ATGATCCTTTCCGAACTCCAGCAGCAGATTTCGGATCTCGCCCGCGATTTCGCCCGCGACCGGCTGGCGCCGGGGGCGGCCAAACGCGACCGGGAGCACCTCTTTCCGCGAGAGGAACTGAGGGAGATGGGCGAACTCGGGCTGCTCGGCATGCTGGTACCGGAAGCCTATGGCGGCTCGGATACGGGTGTCCTCGCCTATGCCGCGGCACTTGAGGAGATTGCCGCGGGCGACGGACCCTGTTCGACGATCATGAGCGTGCACAGTTCCGTCGGTTGCGTGCCGATCCTGAAATTCGGCACCGAGGAGCAGCGGCAGCGCTTCCTGCCGAAGCTTGCGACCGGCGAATGGATCGGCGGCTTTGCGCTCACCGAGCCACAGGCCGGTTCCGATGCCTCGAACCTGAAGACCCGGGCGCGGCGTGACGGCAACGACTACGTGCTCGACGGCGCCAAGCAGTTCATCACTTCGGGCAAGAACGGCGATGTCATCATCGTCTTTGCCGTCACCGATCCCGACGCCGGCAAGAAAGGCATCACCGCCTTCATCGTACCGACGGAGACGCCGGGTTACGAGGTAATCCGCGTCGAGGAAAAACTCGGCCTGCATTCCACCGATACCTGCCAGATCGCGTTCAACGCAATGCGCATTTCTGAGGATTTGAGGCTGGGCGCGGAGGGTGAAGGCTATCGCATCGCGCTCGCCAATCTCGAGGGCGGGCGGATCGGCATCGCGGCGCAGGCGGTCGGCATGGCGCGGGCGGCCTTCGAGGCGGCGCGTGATTACGCCAAGGAGCGCACGACTTTCGGCCGACCGATTTTTGAGCATCAGGCTGTGGCCTTCCGCCTCGCGGACATGGCGGTTCAGATCGAGGCGGCGCGACAGCTTGTCTTTCACGCCGCGTCTCTTCGGGAAACGGGACTGCCCTGCCTGTCGGAAGCGTCGATGGCGAAGCTCTTTGCCTCGGAGATGGCCGAACGGGTCTGCTCCCATGCGATCCAGATCCACGGCGGCTACGGCTACATGGCCGATTACCCGGTCGAACGCATCTATCGCGATGTGCGCATCTGCCAGATCTATGAGGGAACGAGCGATGTGCAGCGCATGGTGATTGCCCGCAATCTGTAG
- a CDS encoding type II toxin-antitoxin system Phd/YefM family antitoxin gives MRQFTTGDLNKQVGDVTDAASREPVVLTRHNKPRFVLMSYEHYERLRSGTDPRRAHAASEMPGAHAELFGDAIERLAKGEGYDDEP, from the coding sequence ATGCGACAGTTCACGACGGGTGATCTCAACAAACAGGTCGGTGACGTCACCGATGCAGCGAGCCGCGAACCGGTCGTTCTTACCCGCCACAATAAGCCACGTTTTGTGCTGATGAGTTATGAGCATTATGAGCGCCTGCGCAGTGGCACAGATCCGCGCCGCGCCCATGCCGCCTCGGAGATGCCGGGCGCGCATGCCGAGTTGTTTGGTGATGCGATTGAGCGGCTGGCAAAGGGCGAAGGCTACGACGATGAGCCATGA
- a CDS encoding acetyl/propionyl/methylcrotonyl-CoA carboxylase subunit alpha, whose amino-acid sequence MMESLLIANRGEIARRIIRTAKTAGIRTIAVYSEADAGLPFVREADEAIAIGPPPARESYLSEARILEAARKTGAAAIHPGYGFLSENAEFAEAVEKAGIVWVGAPPAAIRAMGLKDAAKALLQAAGVPVTPGYLGPDQSEARLAAEANAIGYPVLIKAVAGGGGKGMRRVDRREDFSELLASCRREAAASFGDDRVLIERYIVNPRHIEVQIFGDQHGNCVHLFERDCSLQRRHQKVIEEAPAPGLDAATRAAICDAAVKAARAVSYVGAGTVEFIADASQGLRPDRIWFMEMNTRLQVEHPVTEAISGEDLVLWQLKVASGEPLPKSQDEIAMKGWAFEARLYAENPAAGYLPSTGRLEHLKLPEAVRVDSGVEQGDEITAFYDPMIAKIIAHGPNREAALSKLAAACAEIEVWPVRSNAGLLARIAIDPDFRAARIDTGFLDRHGESLAAKQPDETAIDSAATVLSKRTTDDPWSALTGFRIAGPGDGRVRVRIDGHLYWGRVRPDLEANAVEVDQKTVLFDAGNAWPIGLPHAGEVEASQGAVDGAILSPMPGLVISVDVAEGGRVAKGDRLLTVEAMKMEHTLRAPFDGIVGKLQVSTGVRVSENQLVVTVMKEQA is encoded by the coding sequence ATGATGGAAAGCCTTCTCATAGCCAACAGAGGCGAAATCGCCCGCCGCATCATCCGCACGGCAAAGACTGCCGGCATCCGCACCATCGCCGTCTATTCCGAGGCCGATGCCGGCCTGCCCTTCGTCAGAGAAGCCGACGAGGCGATCGCCATCGGGCCGCCGCCGGCCCGCGAAAGCTATCTGTCTGAGGCACGCATCCTCGAAGCAGCCCGCAAAACCGGCGCGGCCGCGATCCATCCGGGCTACGGTTTCCTGTCGGAAAATGCCGAATTTGCCGAAGCGGTCGAGAAGGCAGGCATCGTCTGGGTCGGCGCGCCGCCGGCCGCAATCCGGGCGATGGGCCTGAAGGACGCGGCCAAGGCACTGTTGCAGGCAGCCGGCGTGCCGGTCACGCCCGGTTATCTGGGGCCGGACCAGAGCGAAGCAAGGCTTGCGGCCGAGGCCAATGCCATCGGCTACCCCGTCCTCATCAAGGCTGTCGCCGGCGGCGGCGGCAAGGGCATGCGCCGCGTCGACCGGCGTGAGGATTTCAGCGAGCTCCTCGCCTCCTGCCGCCGCGAAGCCGCCGCCTCGTTTGGCGACGATCGGGTTCTCATCGAACGCTATATCGTCAACCCGCGTCATATCGAGGTGCAAATCTTCGGCGACCAGCACGGCAACTGCGTCCATCTTTTCGAACGCGACTGTTCGCTGCAGCGCCGGCACCAGAAAGTCATCGAGGAAGCCCCAGCCCCAGGGCTTGATGCCGCCACGCGCGCGGCGATCTGCGATGCGGCGGTGAAGGCCGCAAGAGCAGTGAGCTATGTCGGCGCCGGCACTGTCGAATTCATCGCCGATGCCTCGCAAGGCCTGCGACCGGATCGCATCTGGTTCATGGAGATGAATACGCGCCTGCAGGTGGAACATCCGGTGACCGAAGCGATATCTGGCGAGGATCTGGTGCTCTGGCAGCTGAAGGTCGCGAGCGGCGAGCCGCTGCCGAAAAGCCAGGACGAGATCGCCATGAAAGGCTGGGCCTTCGAAGCCCGGCTCTATGCCGAAAATCCCGCCGCCGGCTACCTGCCCTCGACCGGAAGGCTCGAACATCTGAAACTTCCGGAGGCGGTCCGCGTCGATAGCGGCGTCGAACAGGGCGATGAGATCACCGCCTTCTACGATCCGATGATCGCCAAGATCATCGCGCATGGGCCGAACCGCGAGGCCGCACTGTCGAAGCTCGCCGCTGCCTGCGCCGAGATCGAGGTCTGGCCGGTCAGATCCAATGCCGGTCTTCTCGCCCGCATTGCCATCGACCCGGATTTTCGCGCCGCACGGATCGACACCGGCTTTCTCGACCGCCACGGCGAAAGCCTTGCCGCGAAGCAGCCGGATGAAACGGCGATCGACAGCGCCGCCACGGTGCTTTCAAAGCGCACGACCGACGATCCTTGGTCAGCCCTCACCGGTTTTCGCATCGCCGGGCCAGGCGACGGCCGCGTTCGAGTGCGCATTGACGGTCACCTCTACTGGGGGCGTGTGCGCCCCGACCTTGAGGCGAATGCCGTCGAGGTCGACCAAAAAACGGTGCTTTTCGACGCCGGCAATGCCTGGCCGATCGGCCTGCCCCATGCGGGCGAGGTCGAGGCAAGCCAGGGTGCGGTCGACGGCGCGATCCTTTCGCCCATGCCCGGCCTTGTCATATCGGTCGACGTCGCCGAAGGCGGTCGTGTCGCCAAGGGGGATCGTCTGCTGACGGTCGAAGCGATGAAGATGGAACATACGCTACGCGCGCCCTTCGATGGCATCGTTGGGAAATTGCAGGTTTCCACGGGCGTCCGGGTTTCGGAAAACCAGCTTGTTGTCACTGTGATGAAGGAGCAGGCGTGA
- a CDS encoding isovaleryl-CoA dehydrogenase, with product MFDFSLGETADAIRETTARFAADHIAPLAAEIDESNTFPRQLWPQMGALGLHGITVEEEFGGAGLGYLDHVVAMEEVSRASASVGLSYGAHSNLCVNQIRRWASSEQKRRHLPKLISGEHVGSLAMSEVGSGSDVVSMRLRAEKKGDRYILNGTKFWITNAPHADVLVVYAKTDPAAGPKGISAFVIEKGLTGFSVSKKLSKLGMRGSDTAELVFQDCEVPAEALMGREGEGVKILMSGLDYERAVLAGGPLGIMQACLDVVLPYVRERKQFGKAIGDFQLMQGKIADMYVALNSARAYVYSVARACDAGRATRTDAAAAILFASENAVKVSLEAIQALGGAGYTKEWPVERFLRDAKLYDIGAGTNEIRRYLIGRELIAS from the coding sequence ATGTTTGATTTTTCGCTCGGCGAAACCGCGGACGCGATCCGCGAAACGACGGCGCGATTTGCCGCCGATCATATTGCTCCGCTGGCTGCGGAGATCGACGAAAGCAATACGTTTCCGCGTCAACTCTGGCCGCAGATGGGCGCACTCGGCCTGCACGGCATCACCGTCGAGGAAGAGTTCGGCGGCGCCGGTCTCGGCTATCTCGACCATGTCGTCGCGATGGAGGAGGTCTCGCGCGCCTCGGCTTCCGTCGGCTTGAGCTACGGCGCCCACTCCAATCTCTGCGTCAACCAGATCCGCCGCTGGGCCTCATCTGAGCAGAAACGCCGTCATCTGCCGAAGCTGATCTCCGGTGAACATGTCGGCTCGCTCGCCATGTCGGAAGTGGGCTCCGGTTCCGATGTCGTCTCGATGCGGCTGCGTGCCGAGAAAAAGGGCGACCGCTATATTCTGAACGGCACGAAGTTCTGGATTACCAATGCTCCGCATGCCGACGTGCTCGTCGTCTATGCCAAAACCGATCCGGCGGCCGGCCCGAAAGGCATTTCCGCCTTCGTCATCGAAAAGGGCCTGACCGGCTTCAGCGTTTCCAAGAAGCTTTCCAAGCTCGGCATGCGCGGCAGCGATACGGCCGAACTGGTCTTTCAGGATTGCGAGGTGCCGGCCGAGGCGCTGATGGGCCGGGAGGGAGAAGGCGTGAAAATCCTGATGTCCGGCCTCGATTACGAACGCGCCGTGCTTGCCGGCGGCCCGCTCGGCATCATGCAGGCCTGCCTCGATGTCGTGCTGCCCTATGTGCGGGAGCGCAAGCAGTTCGGCAAGGCAATCGGCGATTTCCAGCTGATGCAGGGCAAGATCGCCGACATGTATGTCGCGCTGAATTCGGCGCGCGCCTATGTCTATTCCGTCGCCCGCGCCTGCGATGCCGGCCGCGCGACGCGCACCGATGCGGCCGCCGCGATCCTCTTTGCAAGCGAGAACGCGGTGAAGGTGTCGCTGGAGGCGATCCAGGCGCTTGGCGGCGCCGGCTATACCAAGGAATGGCCGGTCGAGCGCTTCCTGCGCGACGCCAAGCTCTACGATATCGGCGCAGGCACCAACGAGATTCGCCGCTATCTGATCGGGCGGGAGCTCATCGCATCATGA